A genomic segment from Thermostichus lividus PCC 6715 encodes:
- the hemL gene encoding glutamate-1-semialdehyde 2,1-aminomutase: MTTTALQTTKSQEIFAAAQKLMPGGVSSPVRAFKSVGGQPIVFDHVKGAHIWDVDGNQYIDYVGTWGPAIVGHAHPEVINALHAALEKGTSFGAPCILENILAEMVISAVPSVEMVRFVNSGTEACMAVLRLMRAYTQREKVIKFEGCYHGHADMFLVKAGSGVATLGLPDSPGVPKAVTAATLTAPYNDLEAVSRLFQEYPEDIAGVILEPVVGNAGFIPPDAGFLEGLRELTTQYGALLVFDEVMTGFRIAYGGAQEKFGIIPDLTTLGKVIGGGLPVGAYGGRADIMKMVAPAGPVYQAGTLSGNPLAMTAGIKTLELLSRPGTYAQLDHLTGKLISGLLEAAQEFGHAVCGGHISGMFGLFFTAGPVTNYEQAKTADLKKFAAFHRGMLEQGIYLAPSQFEAGFTSLAHTEADIERTIAAARTVLSQL, from the coding sequence TTGACCACCACTGCTTTGCAAACCACTAAATCACAAGAGATTTTTGCCGCTGCCCAGAAATTAATGCCCGGCGGTGTCAGCTCTCCGGTTCGCGCCTTCAAATCGGTTGGCGGTCAGCCCATTGTCTTTGACCACGTTAAAGGTGCCCACATTTGGGATGTGGATGGCAACCAGTACATCGATTACGTTGGCACATGGGGACCTGCCATTGTGGGTCATGCTCACCCTGAGGTGATTAATGCACTTCATGCCGCCCTTGAAAAAGGCACCAGTTTTGGTGCCCCCTGCATTTTAGAAAATATTTTGGCCGAAATGGTCATCTCGGCAGTTCCCAGCGTTGAAATGGTACGCTTTGTCAATTCTGGAACCGAAGCCTGTATGGCCGTACTGCGCTTGATGCGTGCCTATACTCAGCGCGAAAAAGTGATTAAGTTTGAAGGCTGCTACCACGGTCATGCGGACATGTTCCTTGTCAAGGCAGGATCTGGAGTTGCCACCCTTGGTCTTCCTGACTCTCCGGGCGTGCCGAAAGCGGTAACCGCCGCAACGCTGACTGCCCCCTACAATGACTTAGAGGCCGTCAGCCGTCTCTTCCAAGAGTATCCTGAGGATATTGCCGGTGTGATTTTAGAACCCGTTGTAGGCAATGCGGGGTTTATCCCTCCGGATGCGGGCTTTTTAGAAGGGCTGCGGGAACTCACAACGCAGTACGGTGCCCTGTTAGTGTTTGATGAAGTGATGACCGGGTTCCGGATTGCCTACGGTGGTGCCCAAGAGAAATTCGGCATCATCCCAGATCTCACTACCCTTGGTAAAGTCATTGGCGGGGGGCTACCCGTGGGTGCCTATGGGGGCCGTGCCGACATTATGAAAATGGTTGCCCCAGCGGGGCCGGTTTATCAAGCGGGAACCCTCTCAGGCAACCCCTTAGCCATGACCGCCGGTATCAAAACCCTTGAACTGCTGAGTCGTCCAGGTACCTATGCGCAGTTGGATCACCTCACGGGTAAATTGATCAGCGGGCTACTGGAGGCGGCTCAAGAATTTGGCCACGCCGTTTGTGGCGGCCACATTAGCGGTATGTTTGGTCTGTTTTTCACGGCGGGGCCGGTTACAAACTACGAGCAAGCCAAAACAGCAGACCTCAAGAAATTTGCCGCCTTTCACCGCGGTATGTTGGAACAGGGCATTTATCTTGCGCCATCCCAGTTTGAGGCAGGCTTTACCTCCCTTGCCCACACAGAAGCTGATATTGAGCGCACTATTGCTGCAGCGCGGACAGTGCTCAGTCAACTGTAA
- a CDS encoding cytochrome c oxidase subunit 3: MQGTVESQETRGVIDHHHEHPDFRVLGLLVFLISESLMFGGLFAAYLLLRGLNEQWPPEGTEVELLVPTINTIILISSSFVIHYGDVAIKKDDVQGMRKWYWITAAMGLVFLAGQVYEYLNLGYGLRTNIFSNCFYVMTGFHGLHVLIGVLLILGVLWRSRRPGHYSAHQHTGVAMAEIYWHFVDVIWIILFTLLYILTRF, from the coding sequence ATGCAAGGTACTGTTGAGTCCCAAGAGACACGGGGTGTTATTGACCATCACCACGAGCATCCCGATTTTCGGGTATTGGGCTTGTTGGTATTTCTAATTTCTGAGTCTTTGATGTTTGGCGGCTTGTTTGCTGCCTACTTACTGCTGCGGGGCTTAAATGAGCAGTGGCCGCCAGAAGGCACAGAGGTAGAACTACTGGTGCCAACAATTAACACCATCATCCTCATCTCTAGTAGTTTTGTCATCCACTACGGCGACGTTGCCATTAAAAAGGATGATGTTCAGGGGATGCGCAAGTGGTACTGGATCACAGCCGCTATGGGACTGGTCTTTTTAGCTGGCCAAGTCTATGAGTACCTCAACCTTGGCTATGGCCTCCGCACCAACATATTTTCTAATTGCTTCTACGTCATGACTGGGTTTCACGGTCTCCATGTCCTGATTGGCGTATTGCTCATTTTAGGGGTACTGTGGCGATCGCGCCGCCCCGGCCATTACAGTGCCCATCAACACACTGGGGTGGCCATGGCAGAAATCTACTGGCACTTCGTAGATGTTATTTGGATTATTCTGTTTACCCTGCTGTATATTTTGACCCGCTTCTGA
- the ctaD gene encoding cytochrome c oxidase subunit I, whose translation MAQAQLPLDTPLSLPEHPKAWKWYDYFTFNVDHKVIGIQYLVTAFIFYLIGGLMAVAMRTELATANSDFIDPNLYNAFLTNHGTIMIFLWIVPAAIGGFGNYLVPLMVGARDMAFPRLNALAFWLNPPAGALLLASFLFGGAQAGWTSYPPLSTITATTAQSMWILAIVLVGTSSIMGSVNFIVTIWKMKVPSMRWDQLPLFCWAILATSLLALVSTPVLAAGLILLLFDINFGTSFFKPDAGGNVVIYQHLFWFYSHPAVYLMILPIFGIMSEVIPVHARKPIFGYWAIAYSSLAICCVGLFVWVHHMFTSGTPPWMRMFFTISTLIVAVPTGVKIFSWVATLWGGKIRLNSAMLFAIGLLSMFVLGGLSGVTLGTAPVDIHVHDTYYVVAHFHYVLFGGSVFGLYAGIYHWFPKMTGRLLNEPLGIAHFVLTLVGTNLTFLPMHELGLKGMPRRVAMYDPQFEPINVICTIGAFVLAFSVIPFLINVIWSWNKGKVAGDNPWGGLSLEWTTSSPPLIENWEVLPVVTKGPYDFGGIVHRPVMDEDDDEDE comes from the coding sequence ATGGCGCAAGCACAACTCCCGCTAGATACTCCCCTGTCCTTACCGGAACATCCCAAGGCATGGAAGTGGTACGACTACTTCACGTTCAATGTAGATCACAAAGTTATTGGCATTCAGTACCTTGTCACTGCGTTTATTTTCTACCTCATCGGGGGCTTAATGGCGGTGGCCATGCGCACAGAACTAGCGACGGCCAATTCTGACTTCATCGACCCCAATCTCTACAACGCCTTCTTGACAAACCACGGCACAATCATGATCTTTCTCTGGATTGTGCCAGCGGCCATTGGTGGCTTTGGCAACTACCTTGTGCCACTAATGGTAGGGGCACGGGATATGGCGTTTCCCCGACTCAATGCCTTGGCCTTTTGGCTAAATCCACCCGCGGGGGCGCTGCTGCTCGCAAGCTTCCTGTTTGGGGGTGCCCAAGCGGGTTGGACATCGTATCCGCCCTTGAGTACGATTACGGCCACTACGGCGCAGAGCATGTGGATTTTGGCCATTGTTTTGGTGGGTACTTCGTCAATCATGGGGTCGGTGAACTTTATCGTCACCATCTGGAAGATGAAGGTGCCCAGTATGCGCTGGGATCAACTGCCGTTATTTTGCTGGGCAATCTTAGCAACCTCGTTGTTAGCCTTAGTTTCAACACCGGTACTGGCGGCTGGTCTGATTTTACTGCTGTTTGACATTAATTTTGGCACCTCCTTCTTCAAACCAGATGCTGGCGGCAATGTGGTGATTTACCAGCATCTATTTTGGTTCTATTCCCACCCCGCAGTGTATCTAATGATCTTGCCCATTTTTGGGATTATGTCGGAGGTGATTCCTGTCCACGCCCGCAAGCCGATTTTTGGCTATTGGGCGATCGCCTACTCCAGCTTAGCTATCTGCTGTGTAGGTCTGTTTGTTTGGGTTCACCACATGTTTACCAGTGGTACCCCACCGTGGATGCGGATGTTCTTTACCATTTCCACCCTCATTGTGGCGGTACCCACAGGGGTGAAAATTTTTAGCTGGGTAGCAACACTGTGGGGCGGCAAAATTCGCCTCAATAGTGCCATGCTCTTTGCCATTGGCCTGCTGTCAATGTTTGTGTTGGGAGGCTTAAGTGGGGTAACCCTAGGAACGGCTCCCGTGGATATTCATGTCCACGATACCTACTATGTGGTGGCTCACTTCCACTATGTTCTGTTTGGTGGGTCGGTCTTTGGCCTGTACGCCGGAATTTATCACTGGTTTCCGAAAATGACGGGGCGATTATTGAATGAACCCCTTGGTATTGCCCATTTTGTGCTCACCTTAGTTGGCACCAACCTCACCTTTTTGCCGATGCATGAGTTGGGGCTGAAGGGAATGCCGCGGCGGGTGGCGATGTACGACCCTCAGTTTGAACCCATCAACGTTATTTGCACCATTGGTGCGTTTGTTTTAGCCTTTTCGGTTATCCCGTTCCTAATCAACGTCATTTGGAGTTGGAATAAGGGGAAAGTTGCAGGGGATAACCCTTGGGGCGGCCTCAGCCTTGAGTGGACCACCAGTTCACCACCGTTAATTGAGAACTGGGAGGTGTTACCGGTGGTAACCAAGGGGCCCTACGATTTTGGCGGCATTGTGCATCGTCCAGTCATGGATGAGGATGACGATGAGGACGAGTAA
- a CDS encoding cytochrome c oxidase subunit II, which translates to MEQIPASIWTLTAGVVITLISFWVGHNHNLLPEQASEQAPLVDDFFDIMLTIGTALFLVVQGAIILFVIRYRRRAGDDGDGVPVEGNLPLEAFWTAIPALIVIFLGIYSVDIFQRMGGLNPGDHAMHTMGDHNPAVAVVAAAPQTTATDAPPLLATKTNSVPEVGIGASPDVQGKMPDLVVDVAGMQYAWIFTYPSQGIVSGELHIPVGKDVQLNLSARDVIHSFWVPQFRLKQDAIPGVPTELRFKATKPGTYPVVCAELCGGYHGAMRTQVIVHTPEEFETWLSQNQTMAAIPSPSLVASHTAALGVTPQLLAQVAAAAQSPQPVPSSDHI; encoded by the coding sequence ATGGAACAAATACCAGCTTCAATTTGGACGCTGACCGCTGGGGTTGTCATCACCCTTATCAGTTTTTGGGTGGGGCATAACCACAACCTTTTGCCAGAGCAAGCCTCGGAACAAGCTCCCCTAGTCGATGACTTCTTCGACATCATGCTCACCATTGGCACTGCCCTATTTCTGGTCGTGCAAGGCGCCATTATTTTATTTGTGATTCGCTACCGCCGCCGCGCTGGGGATGATGGTGATGGGGTTCCCGTGGAGGGTAATCTACCTCTTGAAGCCTTCTGGACAGCTATTCCGGCATTGATTGTCATCTTCCTTGGCATCTATAGCGTGGATATTTTCCAACGCATGGGGGGGCTGAACCCCGGAGATCATGCCATGCACACCATGGGAGATCACAATCCTGCTGTGGCCGTTGTTGCCGCAGCCCCCCAAACGACCGCTACCGATGCCCCACCCCTCCTAGCCACCAAGACTAATAGCGTTCCGGAAGTTGGCATTGGTGCCAGTCCGGATGTTCAAGGTAAAATGCCTGATCTGGTTGTGGATGTGGCGGGGATGCAGTACGCTTGGATTTTCACCTATCCTAGCCAAGGTATTGTCAGCGGAGAGTTACACATTCCCGTCGGCAAGGATGTGCAGCTGAACCTATCTGCCCGGGATGTCATTCATTCCTTTTGGGTGCCCCAGTTCCGGCTCAAGCAGGATGCCATTCCGGGGGTTCCCACCGAGCTGCGTTTTAAGGCCACGAAGCCGGGCACGTACCCTGTCGTTTGTGCGGAACTTTGCGGTGGCTACCATGGTGCCATGCGCACCCAAGTCATTGTCCATACCCCAGAGGAGTTTGAGACATGGCTGAGCCAAAACCAAACGATGGCAGCCATTCCCTCCCCCTCATTAGTGGCCAGTCATACAGCAGCGCTAGGGGTCACGCCCCAACTCCTCGCCCAGGTTGCAGCGGCGGCACAATCGCCCCAACCAGTGCCTTCCAGCGACCACATTTGA
- a CDS encoding RNA recognition motif domain-containing protein: MSIRLYVGNLPRELNREELEALFNREVGEVGTTKLITDRKTGKCRGFGFLTVESEELADQVIEKLNGYTFKDNPLKIEKANDKPKAETKDEQVVEKPSVSSRSNPRKASKGGNRRPQTPATIGSSSIDTEAAQPDPRWADALAQLKERLLAQSTNP, from the coding sequence ATGTCTATCCGCCTGTATGTGGGCAACTTGCCGCGTGAACTCAACCGTGAGGAGCTAGAAGCTCTCTTTAATAGAGAAGTGGGGGAAGTTGGCACTACTAAGCTAATTACCGATCGCAAAACTGGCAAGTGCCGAGGGTTTGGTTTTCTAACCGTGGAGTCAGAGGAGTTGGCGGATCAAGTGATCGAAAAACTCAATGGCTATACCTTCAAAGACAACCCTCTCAAAATTGAGAAAGCCAACGACAAGCCCAAAGCTGAGACAAAGGACGAGCAAGTCGTGGAAAAACCTAGCGTTAGCAGTCGCAGCAATCCTCGTAAAGCTAGCAAGGGGGGAAATCGTCGCCCGCAAACGCCAGCGACAATTGGGTCTAGCTCTATAGATACAGAAGCGGCTCAACCGGATCCTCGCTGGGCTGATGCGTTGGCGCAGTTAAAAGAGCGACTGCTGGCGCAGAGCACAAATCCCTAG
- the cbiT gene encoding precorrin-6Y C5,15-methyltransferase subunit CbiT encodes MPTDPWPFVTPGIPDSLFERLPGIPLTQRETRLLMLSYLRLEPESCLWDVGAGTGTIAVEAARLAHRGQVIAVERDEEVVDLIQRNCDRFGVNNVQIVAGSAPECFPQLEPPPQRICLEGGRPIKEVLLQAWEYLAPGGRLVAIAGSLENLYALSEGFATVQARSLEVVQSVINRLETRGGHRLFTAVEPIFILSGEKIS; translated from the coding sequence ATGCCAACAGATCCGTGGCCGTTTGTTACCCCCGGTATTCCCGATAGTCTCTTTGAACGCCTTCCCGGTATTCCCTTAACGCAGCGGGAAACACGTTTGCTGATGCTATCGTACCTGCGGCTTGAGCCGGAGTCGTGTCTTTGGGATGTGGGTGCAGGCACGGGCACCATTGCGGTGGAGGCAGCACGTTTGGCTCATCGCGGGCAGGTGATTGCTGTCGAGCGGGATGAGGAGGTGGTGGATCTGATCCAGCGGAATTGCGATCGCTTTGGGGTGAACAATGTTCAGATTGTGGCAGGTTCGGCACCAGAGTGTTTTCCACAATTAGAACCCCCGCCGCAGCGCATTTGTCTTGAAGGGGGTCGCCCCATTAAAGAGGTGCTGTTGCAGGCGTGGGAGTATTTAGCCCCTGGTGGGCGTTTGGTGGCGATCGCCGGCAGTCTTGAAAATCTTTATGCCCTTTCGGAAGGCTTTGCTACGGTGCAGGCGCGCAGCTTAGAGGTGGTGCAGTCGGTGATCAATCGCTTGGAAACCCGTGGCGGACACCGACTCTTTACGGCGGTTGAACCTATTTTTATCCTCAGTGGCGAAAAAATTTCCTGA
- the rsmI gene encoding 16S rRNA (cytidine(1402)-2'-O)-methyltransferase, producing the protein MGIGQLWVVGTPIGNLEDITARALRVLREVDLIAAEDTRHTGRLLQYFGITTPQISLHAHNTQQRLPHLLAKLHAGQQVALVSDAGLPGVADPGYELIAACIAAAVPVIPIPGANAALTALMAAGLPMARFCFEGFLPPKGRDRQQRLDQLRQELRTMIFYEAPHRLRATLQDFVDTFGGDRPIVLARELTKRYEDFWRGCLAAASEWVTQTPPRGEYTLVVAGSAPTASPISWEQLQTELQLLQSQGLSLAEASRQLAALTGVSRRQLYQMGLRGTHSNR; encoded by the coding sequence ATGGGGATCGGGCAGTTGTGGGTGGTGGGCACCCCCATTGGCAACCTAGAAGACATCACGGCTCGTGCTTTACGGGTGCTGCGGGAGGTGGATCTCATTGCGGCAGAAGATACCCGCCATACTGGCCGGCTGCTACAGTACTTTGGCATCACCACGCCCCAGATTAGCCTTCATGCCCATAATACCCAACAACGCCTGCCCCACCTCCTTGCCAAACTACACGCTGGCCAACAGGTTGCCTTGGTGAGTGATGCGGGGCTGCCGGGGGTGGCGGATCCGGGGTACGAGCTGATTGCCGCTTGTATTGCCGCCGCTGTGCCAGTCATCCCTATCCCGGGTGCCAATGCGGCCTTGACGGCGTTGATGGCGGCGGGGTTACCGATGGCGCGGTTTTGTTTTGAAGGGTTTTTACCTCCGAAGGGTCGCGATCGCCAGCAGCGTCTTGACCAGCTACGCCAGGAATTGCGCACAATGATTTTCTACGAAGCGCCCCATCGCCTTCGCGCAACCTTGCAGGATTTTGTGGACACCTTTGGGGGCGATCGCCCCATTGTCCTAGCTCGTGAGCTAACCAAACGCTACGAAGATTTTTGGCGGGGGTGCCTTGCAGCAGCCAGTGAGTGGGTTACCCAAACCCCTCCCCGAGGCGAATATACCCTTGTGGTGGCCGGCAGTGCGCCCACAGCCTCCCCTATTTCCTGGGAGCAACTCCAAACCGAACTACAACTCTTGCAGTCTCAAGGGCTGTCTCTTGCCGAAGCCAGTCGCCAACTAGCGGCTCTGACGGGTGTGTCTCGTCGTCAGCTTTACCAAATGGGCTTAAGGGGAACCCATAGCAATCGATAG
- a CDS encoding DUF445 domain-containing protein, protein MASINFWTLLIPPVAGGIIGYFTNDLAITMLFRPYTPRYIGGKQLPFTPGLIPRNQERLARRIADAILGSLLTPEELQNLARRLLQVQRVKAVIYWLLETSITQIKEQSEQRSAQVLANILRDFFGGALPRLIKVWSRREDFLEPQLNQLFDQVLVELQLSDEQAEKLANWLLAVMLPPDRLRLAIIDFLTDRTINILDQELRQHTSGTYWVMANLVGVRNTLIRLREYCLNEREACNRRLNDLIQALALRQRLVEALQNISLQSLPLGTVRELRQLFRQTVRTYIQEQGFGVIEAVSQTVDWEGISLSILRRLRESASLAASLEVVSDELALVLDRYLERDLELMIERAIPILDLDRVIVDRVKATSPENLELAIQGIVRSELQAIVRLGGILGFLIGLVQAGFLYWQARP, encoded by the coding sequence TTGGCAAGTATCAATTTTTGGACTCTGCTGATTCCCCCCGTCGCCGGAGGGATTATCGGCTATTTTACAAACGATCTTGCCATTACAATGCTCTTTCGCCCCTATACCCCCCGCTACATTGGCGGCAAGCAGCTTCCCTTTACGCCGGGGTTAATTCCCCGCAATCAAGAGCGGTTGGCGCGCCGTATTGCCGATGCCATTCTGGGGTCTCTGCTCACCCCTGAAGAACTGCAAAACCTTGCTCGTCGCCTCTTGCAGGTGCAGCGGGTGAAAGCAGTGATCTACTGGCTCCTTGAAACCAGCATTACCCAAATTAAAGAGCAAAGTGAACAGCGATCGGCGCAAGTGCTGGCCAACATTCTGCGCGACTTTTTTGGCGGTGCCCTCCCCCGCCTGATCAAAGTGTGGTCGCGGCGGGAAGACTTTTTGGAGCCACAACTTAACCAGTTATTTGATCAAGTGCTGGTTGAGCTACAACTCAGCGATGAACAGGCAGAAAAACTAGCGAATTGGCTACTGGCGGTGATGCTGCCTCCAGATCGTCTGCGCTTAGCCATTATTGATTTTTTAACCGATCGCACCATCAACATTTTGGATCAAGAACTGCGGCAACATACCAGTGGCACCTACTGGGTGATGGCCAATTTAGTGGGGGTACGCAACACGCTGATCCGGCTGCGGGAGTACTGCCTCAATGAACGGGAGGCTTGCAACCGCCGCCTTAACGACCTGATTCAAGCCCTTGCCCTGCGCCAACGCTTAGTAGAAGCCTTGCAAAATATCAGTTTACAAAGTTTGCCCCTTGGCACCGTGCGCGAACTGCGACAGCTCTTTCGCCAAACCGTGCGGACTTATATTCAAGAACAGGGATTTGGGGTGATTGAAGCGGTCAGTCAAACCGTAGATTGGGAGGGAATTTCCCTGAGCATTTTGCGGCGACTGCGAGAATCCGCCAGTTTAGCGGCGTCCCTTGAGGTGGTGAGTGATGAATTGGCGCTCGTGCTAGATCGCTACCTAGAGCGGGATCTCGAATTGATGATTGAGCGAGCCATTCCCATCCTTGATTTAGATCGAGTGATTGTGGATCGGGTCAAGGCCACTTCTCCAGAAAACCTTGAACTGGCGATTCAGGGCATTGTCCGTAGTGAATTGCAGGCGATCGTCCGCTTGGGGGGAATTTTGGGGTTCTTAATTGGTCTGGTGCAAGCTGGATTTTTGTACTGGCAAGCTAGGCCATAA
- a CDS encoding DUF1269 domain-containing protein, with protein sequence MSTLVVIAFDDEYKANEVLIQLLKLQREHLLDLEDAAVVVRTKDGKVKINQTQDLTLAGALGGGFWGLLIGLLFFNPLLGWAAGIVAGAISGKFTDIGIDDNFIKELGQTISPGTSAIFTLVRQATPDKVIEEIAPFGGKVLRTSLSKEDEAKLQEALNRGTSTGESSEG encoded by the coding sequence ATGAGTACACTGGTTGTAATTGCCTTCGATGATGAGTACAAAGCAAACGAAGTTCTCATCCAGCTCCTAAAGTTACAGCGGGAGCATCTCCTAGACCTTGAGGATGCGGCAGTTGTTGTCCGCACGAAAGATGGGAAAGTAAAAATTAACCAAACCCAAGATTTGACCTTGGCAGGTGCGCTGGGCGGTGGCTTCTGGGGGCTGCTGATTGGGTTGTTGTTCTTTAACCCATTGTTGGGTTGGGCAGCCGGGATCGTCGCCGGAGCCATTTCCGGCAAATTTACCGACATTGGCATCGACGATAATTTCATTAAGGAATTAGGGCAAACGATCTCCCCGGGCACGTCCGCGATTTTTACTCTCGTGCGGCAAGCCACTCCAGACAAAGTGATCGAGGAAATTGCACCGTTTGGCGGTAAGGTGCTGCGCACATCGCTGTCGAAGGAAGATGAAGCAAAATTGCAGGAAGCCCTCAATCGTGGTACCTCCACTGGTGAATCTAGCGAGGGCTAA
- the aroQ gene encoding type II 3-dehydroquinate dehydratase has product MAFKVLVLHGPNLNLLGQREPRVYGQVTLETINQSLHNLAESLGVTLECLQSNHEGVLVDAIQDAPSHAQGILINPAAYTHTSVAIRDAIAAVALPTVEVHLSNIHQRESFRHHSYIAPVALGQIAGFGAESYLLGLRALVAHLQKVASA; this is encoded by the coding sequence TTGGCGTTTAAGGTGCTAGTGCTCCACGGCCCCAACTTAAACCTCTTGGGTCAGCGCGAACCTAGGGTTTATGGCCAAGTGACCCTAGAGACGATTAACCAGTCTCTGCATAACCTTGCTGAGAGTCTAGGAGTTACGTTAGAGTGCCTGCAATCTAATCATGAAGGGGTGCTGGTGGATGCGATCCAAGATGCACCATCCCATGCGCAAGGTATTCTGATCAATCCTGCGGCCTATACCCATACCAGTGTGGCGATTCGGGATGCGATCGCCGCGGTGGCCTTACCAACGGTCGAGGTGCACCTCAGCAATATTCACCAGCGTGAATCCTTTCGCCATCATTCCTATATTGCCCCGGTGGCTTTAGGGCAAATTGCTGGTTTTGGTGCTGAGAGTTATTTGCTGGGGTTGCGAGCACTGGTGGCGCACTTGCAGAAGGTGGCTAGCGCTTAG
- a CDS encoding YqeG family HAD IIIA-type phosphatase has translation MAKGALAKLLQPNLVLQGTIEHLHPAVLHEQQLRGMILDVDDTLLPTWNTDLSPAVRAWLLDIKVQMQVWLVSNNLNHRRIERIAQQVDLPFLMGAGKPSRRKICQAVHAMNLPFAEVAMVGDRLFTDILAGNRLGMFTILVNPILVNRLDGKSWVRNLEFWLAHQLGAPILTDDPRQPHSEVP, from the coding sequence ATGGCAAAAGGCGCGCTGGCAAAATTGCTCCAACCCAACCTGGTGTTACAGGGGACGATTGAACATCTACACCCGGCAGTTTTACACGAACAGCAACTGCGGGGGATGATCTTAGATGTGGACGATACGCTACTACCCACATGGAACACAGACCTATCACCAGCGGTACGCGCATGGCTGCTGGACATCAAAGTGCAGATGCAGGTTTGGCTGGTAAGCAACAATCTGAACCATCGCCGCATTGAACGGATTGCTCAACAGGTCGATCTGCCGTTTTTAATGGGCGCGGGTAAACCCTCTCGCCGGAAAATCTGCCAAGCCGTTCATGCCATGAACTTACCATTTGCTGAAGTAGCCATGGTGGGCGATCGCCTCTTCACGGATATTTTGGCGGGTAACCGCCTAGGGATGTTTACAATTTTGGTCAACCCTATCCTTGTAAACCGCCTAGATGGCAAGTCGTGGGTTCGTAACTTAGAATTTTGGCTGGCACACCAACTGGGCGCCCCCATTCTCACCGATGACCCACGCCAACCCCACAGCGAAGTTCCCTAA